Sequence from the Curtobacterium sp. MCLR17_007 genome:
TGCAGCCCGTCGGCTCGAAGGTGCCGAAACTCGCACGCGTGACGATCGAGTTCGGGCAGCCTCTCGATCTGTCGTCGTACGGAGACGCGTCGTCCGGGCGGGCCCGGCGGCACGCGACGGACGCCGTGATGGCGGCGATCCAGGCGATGAGCGGGCAGGAACCCGCCAACGCGTACAACAACCCGCCGGCGACGATCGTGGAGCGGGTTCGGCGGGCGCTGCACCGCGACGATCCCGGCGAGGCCGTCGAGCCCGACTGAGGTCCGGCATCGTCGACATTGCGTATCAGAAATATCAGTGGTTCAATGGGGGCAACCCCGATGCCGAACCCTGATCAGGAGAACCGCAGCATGTCGACCACACCGCTCTTCGACGCGATCGCCCGTCGCAGCCACGCCGACGCCCGGCCGGTCCCCACGCGGGCGCCGTCCTCGCCGATGACCGCTCCCGTGCCGCACTCGCGTTCGACCTTCGTCCCGGCGGCCCTCATCGCCGCGATCGACGACATCCCCGCCGGTGCCCTGGCATCCGTCCGGCGTGACCACCGTGTGGCCGGCGACCAGCTCGCCCTCGTGGAAGCCGTCGCGGACGCCATCACCCGAGCCGTCGTCGACGCCGTCGTCGCGGAGCTCGACCGCATCACGGCCGACGGCGTCGTCCGCGCCTGACCGCGACGTTGCCCTCGACGACCGAACCCGCACCGCTGCGCCCCCGCGGGGCTGCCCGCGCCGCAGCCAACCGAGCGTTCGTCCTCCTGTCCTCCGGGGCGGTGGTGACGACCCCCGCCGTCCCGGGGCCCACCCCGTGTCCCGCCGTGCTCCCCGTCGGGCTGGTGCACTCGGCGCGGCCGGCGCACACCGCGGGGCCGGCGCACACCGCGGGGCTGGCGCACACCGGCGCCCGGACCGGCCGTGGGCGGCGAGCAGCACGCACTGCCCACACGCCGCGCGCCGCGCTGACCAGCGGACTCGCGCACGTCCGCCGTCTCCGTGTCGCGCCCTCGGGGGTGCCCCTCGCCGTCGTCGGTCTGGCGACGTGCTTCCTCGTCGCCGTGTCGACACCGCAACAGGCCGCCGCCAGCGTGGCCGGGGTCGCTGACGTGACGGGCGCCGTGGTCGTCACCCGGGCCTCCGGAACCGGCCTCCCCAGTGGACCGCAGGCCTACACCGCACCGCCGTCGGCCCTCGCCGACGTCGAGCGGGACGGCTTCGTCGTGGGGTCGGGGCCGGTGCTCCTCGCTCGCATCGACCCGGCGGACGTGGTCCGTCCCGTCGCGGGCAACGTCCCCGTCGCGGGTGGGTTCGGGGGCCGGTCGGTACAGGGATGCGGTGCGTGCTCCACCGACCACCATGGGCTCGACTTCGCGGCCTCGACGGGAACGCCCGCCGTGTCGGCCATGCCCGGGCGGGTCGTCTCCGCCGGTGTCTCCGGCGGGTACGGCAACCAGGTGCTCGTGCAGCACGGACCCGGCCTGCAGACCCGGTACGGCCACCTGTCGGCGATCGACGTGACGGTCGGACAGGTCGTCCGGGCGGGGGACCGCGTCGGCGCCGTGGGCAGCACGGGCGTCTCGACCGGACCGCATCTCCACTTCGAGGTCATCGTGGACGGACACCCCGTCGACCCGGCCGCGTGGCTGCGGGAGCGCGGGCTGCTCTGAGGCCGTCGCGCGTACCGTTCGACCAGTCGACGGCACGGACCGTTCGACGGGGTCGGCGGCACGGTGCTCGTCGACGGGACGGAGTCGGACGTGCGTGTGACGGTGCTGGGTACTGGAGCGATGGGGGCCGGAGTGGCGCAGTCGCTGCTGCGCGAGGGACACGAGGTCACGGTGTGGAACCGGAGCCCGGAGCGCGCGGCACCGCTCGGCGGACACGGCGCGACCGTCGCGACCGACGCCGCGACGGCCGTCGAGCGGGCCGAGGTCGTCCTGCTGACGCTCTTCGACACCGACGCCGTGGTCGACGTCCTCGAGCAGGCTGCGGGCGACGCCCCGACCGACGCGGTGTGGGTGCAGTGCTCGACCGTGGGCGTGGAGGGTACCGAGACCGTGGTGCAGCTGGCGGAGAAGTACGGGATCACCCTCGTCGAGGCGATGATGCTCGGCACGAAGGCCCCGGCTGAACAGGGGAAGCTCACGATGCTCGCCGCCGGTCCCGCCGAGGTCCTCGAGCGCATCGATCCGGTCCTGCGAGCCATCGGTGCGAAGACCGTGCGCGCAGGAGCACGGGTCGGCGACGGCACCGCACTGAAGCTCGCTGCGAACGCCTGGATCGCGTCCATCACCGCGGCGACGGGGCAGTCACTCGCGGTCGCACGGGCGCTGGGCATCGACCCGGCGCTGTTCCTCCAGGCCATCGACGGCACCGCCAGCGACTCCGCCTACGCCCACACCAAGGGCGAGTCGATGCTGGCGGGGGAGTACTCGGCGCAGTTCGCGCTCGACGGGCTCCGGAAGGACATCGGCCTGATCACGGACTCAGCGCGCGCGACCGGGGTGTCGACGACGCTCCTCGACGCGCTCGGCCGCGTCTACGCCGACGCCAGCGCCGCCGGCCACGGGTCCGACGACATCGCTGCCGTCGGGACGGCCTTCACGAAGGACTGACCCCGGACGGGGCGCGGGCACGGTGGCCGTGGCCGTGGCCGTGGCCGTGGCCGTGGCCGGGGGCACCGCCTTGCCCCGCCGTGCCCCGCCGTGCCCCGCCGTGCCGCTACCGGCGGAACCAGCGTCGCAACGTCGCCCCGAGCCTGCCGACGGCCTCGTCGTTCATGGTGTTCGCCAGGTCGAATGCCTCACGCGCCGGGTCGCTGCCGTTCCGGATGCGTCGGAGTGCGGCGTCGGCCCGGGCACGCGCGTCGAGCTCTGCGAGGGGCATGTCGTCCTCGGGCTCGTGCGGGTGGGTCTGGGGCATGCCCACACGCTACGCGCGGCGGGGGGCGCGCATGCCGTCGCCGTCGCTGCTGTTCGCAGCGGCGCGGTCGGCGTCGATCTCGTCGACCACGGACGTCATCTCGTCGAGGAAGTCCACGATGACGCCCATGTCGCCGCCGGGCAGGTGCTCCGCGACCTCGAGCGTGCGGGCGTCGAGGTCGTCGATCACCCGGATGGCGCGCCGCATCGACGACCCCGAGGCGCTGAGGATGACCCCGCGACGGTCGTCAGGGTCGGGGCGACGCTCGACGTGCCCGCTGCGGACGAGCCGGTCCACGAGCGCCGAGGTCGACGCTGCCGTGATGCCGAGCCGCTCGGAGAGCTCCTTGGCGTTGGTGGTGCGCCCCGCGGTCTCGGCGTCGATCAGCATGCGCAGGGCTAGCAGGGCGTTCTCACCGATTCCGAGCGCCTCGCGCGCACGCCGCTGGGCCGCGGTCTCGGCCGTGCGGTACCGCCGGAGCGCGTTGAGCACGTCCACTGCGTCGACCCGGGATCCGTCGTCGTACCAGAAGCCCGCGGTGTTCGTCGTCACCTCGGAAGTCATGGGGCAATGCTAGACGCTCTAGTTAGGTTGTCTAGCGAGGCAGCCGATCTCCGCGTCCGCAACACCGGTGACGCGGCTCGGAAACACCGTCGCAACGCGCGGTCAGTAGGTTCGCCGCATGCAGGAGCCGCGGTGCTGAGCCGACTCGCCGGGAGCGTGTTCCGCGTCGGGGCCGCCGTGGAACGCGCCGACGTGATCGCGCGGCTCCTCGACGCCTACCTCGCCAGGCCCGACGCCGCCAACGTCCCCGACGACCGCGTCACCGCGCGGGAGCTCCGCATCGTCGCCGGTGCGGCCGTCACCGCGGGGTCGGTGCTCGACGCCGCCGCCACGCTGGAGCTGCTCGCGCTCGACCGGCACGAGCCGGCCTCCATCGCGAACGCGGTCGCGGTCGCACGGGACGACGCCCGGCGAGCCCGCGACGTCGTCTCCAGCGAGCTCTGGGACTGCCTGAACGTCACGCGGTCCCGACTGCCGCGCAAGATCGCCGCGGGGCGCGAGCACGAGTTCCTGGGGTGGGTGCGGGAACGGAGCGCCCTGGCCGTGGGGGTCGTCGAGGGGGACGCCAGTCGCGACGAGGTGTGGGAGTTCTTCACGCTCGGCCGGTCGCTCGCCCGGTGCGCGGCCACGGCGCGGCTGCTCGCTTCCGATCTGCTGGAGCTCGATTCGGAGCGGTCGTGGGGCACGGCGTTGCGTGCCTGCGGGGTCGGTGAGGCGTTCCACCGCGAGGCCCGCCCGGGTGCGCCGACGTCCGAGGCCGCGGCGTTCCTTCTCCTCGACACGCACTGCCCGCGGTCGGTGCTGTTCCTGACACAGCGGGCCGAGCTGTGTCTGGCCGACGTCGCCCCGACGCTCGTACCGGACGGTCTCGCCGAGCTGCGGGACGTCGCTGGGACGCTCCGCACGATGGCACCGGCCGATGCGATCGAGGCGGCTCGCCCCGCCGGTCGGCGGCTGGCGACCGTGGCAGACCGGGTCGCCCGGGCGCTCGACGAGCGGGTCTTCGCCGCAGCGTCGGCGCACTGACCGGGGCAGGACGCGACCGGATGTCGGACGGGAGGCCCGGTGCGGGCTCGCCACGGGCCTCCCGTCGGTCCCGGTGCACCCGGGCGACCAGCGGTCAGACGCCGCTGGAACGGGACGAGACCGCCTCGTCGCGAGCGAGGTCCTGTCGGAGTGCCGCCCGGGCTGCCCGGGTGCCGACCACGGGGATCGAGTGGGTGACGGCGAGGTGCAGGCGCGTGTCGGCGTCGTACCGCAGGCGGAAGTGCTGGAAGCGGACGAGCCAGACCAGCGCGATCGCCAGCGCCACGAACCCGGATGCCGCTCCGACGCCGATGGCCCAGCGTGGGCCGGCGGCATCCGCGATGGCGCCGACGATGGGTGCGCCGATCGGTGTGCCGCCCGCGAAGATCGCCATGTAGAGCGCCATCACGCGGCCGCGCATGGCGGGGGCGGTCGTGGTCTGCACGAGGGCGTTGGCGGTGGTCATGAACGTCAGCGAGGCAAGGCCGACGAACATCAGCACGATCGCGAAGCTCCAGTAGGTCGGCGCGAACGCAGCGGCGGTGCACGCCAGACCGAAGCCCGCGCTGGCGATGACGAGCAGGCGCATCCGTGGGCGCTCACGGCGGGCGGACAGCAGCGCACCGAGCACCGACCCGACCGCCATCACGGAGTTGAGCAGGCCGAACTCACCCGCGCCCTTGTGGAACTCCACGCGCGCCATCGTCGAGGTGAAGATCGGGAAGTTCACCCCGAACGTCCCGACGACGAAGATCATGCAGAGCACCACGATGATGTCCGGGCGTGTGCGCACGTACCGGAAGCCGGCGACGATCTGCCCCTTCCCGCGCTTGGGCTTGATCCGCTCGGCCAGCTGCTCGGGGTCGACGAACCGGAGCGCGACGAGCACCGCCGCGAACGACGCCGCGTTGATGATGAACACCCAGCCGGAGCCGATCGCGGCGATGAGCACCCCGGCGACCGCGGGGCCGATGAGCCGGGCGGCGTTGAACGAGGCGGAGTTCAGCGCGACGGCGTTCGACACGTGCTCGCCGGTGACGACGTCGGACACGAACGCCTGGCGCACCGGGGTGTCGAACGCGGCGACGATGCCGAGTGCCAGCGCGAAGCCGTAGAGCCACAGCAGCGTGGCGGTGTCCGTGACGACCATGATCCCGAGGCCGAGCCCGAGCATCCCCATCAGGGCCTGGGTCACCATCAGGGTGCGGCGGCGGTCGAAGCGGTCGGCGACGAGACCGGTCCAGGGCAACAGCAGCAGCTGCGGGCCGAACTGCAGGGCCATCGTGATGCCGACGGCGATCGCGTTGTTGTGGGTGAGCTGCGTCAGGACGATCCAGTCCTGCGCGGTCCGCTGCATCCAGGTGCCGATGTTCGACACCAGGGCACCCGCGAACCAGATGCGGTAGTTGCGTCCCGACAGGGACCGGAACATGGCCGTCACTGGTGGGCCAGCCTCCTCATGATCTCGGTGGCGTCGACGAGGACGCGGCGTTCGGCGGGGGTGAGTGCTGCGAGCTTCGGCGAGAGCCAGCCGTCGCGGCGTCGTCGGGTCTCGAGGACGAAGTCGATGCCCGCCGGGGTCGCCCCGATCAGGACCTTGCGGCGGTCGTCGCCGTGACCGCCCTTCGACACGAGCCCACGGGTGACCAGTGCGGCGACCGTCTTCGTCATCGACGGCGGGGTGACCCCATCGCCGCGGCTGAGGTCGGCCAGCGTCATCGGGCCGTCGCGGTGCAGTCGTGCCAGCGCGGAGAACATCGCGTCGCTGACGGTCGTGTCGGCCTTCTGCGCGCGGAGTGTCCGCGAGAGCCGGTTCACCGCGATGCGGAAGTCCGTGCTGAGCGACGCCTGCAGGTCGGTACGCCCGGTGGGTTCGGTCATCGTCACGGTCGTTAGCCTACCTCATTAGTTCAGCGAACGAACTAGTTGCTGGTCGGGACGCGGGGCGGAGGAGTAGGGTCGGATGCATAGACAACAGGTGTTGTCGACGAGACAAGCAGAGAGAAGCACACAATGTCCGAGTTCGAGGGCAAGGTCGCCATCGTCACCGGTGGCGGCAGCGGCATCGGCGAAGCCATCGCGAAGGAGCTCGCGGCAGCGGGCGCGAAGGTCGTCGTCACCGACATCGAGCTCGACGGCGCCCAGCGCGTCGCCGCGTCGATCGAGGAAGCGGGCGGCACCGCGGTCGCGTTCGAGGCGAACTCGGCCGTCGCCGCCGACGACGAGCGCATGGTGCAGTTCGCGGTCGACACGTACGGCGGGCTGCACCTCGCGGTGAACAACGCCGGCATCGGCGCCGCACCCCAGCCGATCGGCGAGTACGACATCGCCGCCTGGGACCGCGTCCGTTCGGTCGACCTCGACGGCGTCTTCTACGGCATGCGGTACGAGATCCCGGCGATCCTCGCCGCGGGTGGCGGCGCGATCGTCAACATGTCGAGCGTGCTCGGCTCGGTCGGCATCGCGCAGAACGCGGCCTACGTCGCGTCGAAGCACGCGCTCGTCGGGCTGACCAAGGTCGCGGCGCTGGAGTACACCTCGCAGGGCATCCGCACGAACGCGGTCGGCCCGGGCTTCATCGACACCCCGCTGGTGCGGTCGTCGTTGTCAGCGGACGAGCTCTCCGCCCTCGAGTCCCAGCACGCGGCGGGCCGACTGGGCACCGACGCCGAGGTCGCGGCGCTCGTCCTGTTCCTGCTGAGCGACAAGGCCTCGTTCATCTCGGGCAGCTACCACCTGGTGGACGGCGGCTACTCCGCCCACTGACGCGGGCACCGGACGGGAGGCCCTGCTCACGTTCCCGACGTCGGGAACGTGAGCAGAGCCTCCCGTCCTGTCCGGTGGCTGTGTCCCGCGGGCTCTGCGGCGGTCGGTCAGCGCAGGATCGCGTCGTGGGGGAGCAGCGCGTGCACGCCCCAGGTGCGGTTCGCGACCTGGGTGACGCGCATGCTGACCGCCACGCTGGCCATGGCGAGCGCCTCGGCGCGGGTGATGTCGTGGTCACCGGCGATCCAGTCGACCATGGCATCGAGGGCGGTCGTGGTCGCGACGTTCAGGTCGGCGTCGAACCCGAACGTGATGCGCCCGGCCGGGGTGTCGGCGTGGATGCCGCTGACCGGTGCCGTGTCGACCAGGGACAGCGTCATCGTCGTGGTCATCCCGCACT
This genomic interval carries:
- a CDS encoding M23 family metallopeptidase — protein: MTTPAVPGPTPCPAVLPVGLVHSARPAHTAGPAHTAGLAHTGARTGRGRRAARTAHTPRAALTSGLAHVRRLRVAPSGVPLAVVGLATCFLVAVSTPQQAAASVAGVADVTGAVVVTRASGTGLPSGPQAYTAPPSALADVERDGFVVGSGPVLLARIDPADVVRPVAGNVPVAGGFGGRSVQGCGACSTDHHGLDFAASTGTPAVSAMPGRVVSAGVSGGYGNQVLVQHGPGLQTRYGHLSAIDVTVGQVVRAGDRVGAVGSTGVSTGPHLHFEVIVDGHPVDPAAWLRERGLL
- a CDS encoding NAD(P)-dependent oxidoreductase, with protein sequence MRVTVLGTGAMGAGVAQSLLREGHEVTVWNRSPERAAPLGGHGATVATDAATAVERAEVVLLTLFDTDAVVDVLEQAAGDAPTDAVWVQCSTVGVEGTETVVQLAEKYGITLVEAMMLGTKAPAEQGKLTMLAAGPAEVLERIDPVLRAIGAKTVRAGARVGDGTALKLAANAWIASITAATGQSLAVARALGIDPALFLQAIDGTASDSAYAHTKGESMLAGEYSAQFALDGLRKDIGLITDSARATGVSTTLLDALGRVYADASAAGHGSDDIAAVGTAFTKD
- a CDS encoding MarR family transcriptional regulator; its protein translation is MTSEVTTNTAGFWYDDGSRVDAVDVLNALRRYRTAETAAQRRAREALGIGENALLALRMLIDAETAGRTTNAKELSERLGITAASTSALVDRLVRSGHVERRPDPDDRRGVILSASGSSMRRAIRVIDDLDARTLEVAEHLPGGDMGVIVDFLDEMTSVVDEIDADRAAANSSDGDGMRAPRRA
- a CDS encoding alpha-E domain-containing protein, translating into MLSRLAGSVFRVGAAVERADVIARLLDAYLARPDAANVPDDRVTARELRIVAGAAVTAGSVLDAAATLELLALDRHEPASIANAVAVARDDARRARDVVSSELWDCLNVTRSRLPRKIAAGREHEFLGWVRERSALAVGVVEGDASRDEVWEFFTLGRSLARCAATARLLASDLLELDSERSWGTALRACGVGEAFHREARPGAPTSEAAAFLLLDTHCPRSVLFLTQRAELCLADVAPTLVPDGLAELRDVAGTLRTMAPADAIEAARPAGRRLATVADRVARALDERVFAAASAH
- a CDS encoding MFS transporter, with amino-acid sequence MTAMFRSLSGRNYRIWFAGALVSNIGTWMQRTAQDWIVLTQLTHNNAIAVGITMALQFGPQLLLLPWTGLVADRFDRRRTLMVTQALMGMLGLGLGIMVVTDTATLLWLYGFALALGIVAAFDTPVRQAFVSDVVTGEHVSNAVALNSASFNAARLIGPAVAGVLIAAIGSGWVFIINAASFAAVLVALRFVDPEQLAERIKPKRGKGQIVAGFRYVRTRPDIIVVLCMIFVVGTFGVNFPIFTSTMARVEFHKGAGEFGLLNSVMAVGSVLGALLSARRERPRMRLLVIASAGFGLACTAAAFAPTYWSFAIVLMFVGLASLTFMTTANALVQTTTAPAMRGRVMALYMAIFAGGTPIGAPIVGAIADAAGPRWAIGVGAASGFVALAIALVWLVRFQHFRLRYDADTRLHLAVTHSIPVVGTRAARAALRQDLARDEAVSSRSSGV
- a CDS encoding MarR family transcriptional regulator, encoding MTEPTGRTDLQASLSTDFRIAVNRLSRTLRAQKADTTVSDAMFSALARLHRDGPMTLADLSRGDGVTPPSMTKTVAALVTRGLVSKGGHGDDRRKVLIGATPAGIDFVLETRRRRDGWLSPKLAALTPAERRVLVDATEIMRRLAHQ
- a CDS encoding glucose 1-dehydrogenase, whose protein sequence is MSEFEGKVAIVTGGGSGIGEAIAKELAAAGAKVVVTDIELDGAQRVAASIEEAGGTAVAFEANSAVAADDERMVQFAVDTYGGLHLAVNNAGIGAAPQPIGEYDIAAWDRVRSVDLDGVFYGMRYEIPAILAAGGGAIVNMSSVLGSVGIAQNAAYVASKHALVGLTKVAALEYTSQGIRTNAVGPGFIDTPLVRSSLSADELSALESQHAAGRLGTDAEVAALVLFLLSDKASFISGSYHLVDGGYSAH